A stretch of Patagioenas fasciata isolate bPatFas1 chromosome 4, bPatFas1.hap1, whole genome shotgun sequence DNA encodes these proteins:
- the RGS12 gene encoding regulator of G-protein signaling 12 isoform X5: protein MEKTFTDSQVSSATVSDGELNSTDLKDCISENSLSSNASLPSVQSCRRLRERRVASWAVSFERLLQDPIGVKYFSDFLRKEFSEENILFWQACEYFNHVPAHDKKELSYRAREIFSKFLCSKATTPVNIDSQAQLADDILNSPHPDMFKEQQLQIFNLMKFDSYTRFLKSPLYQECILAEVEGRPLPDPQRVPSSPTSKHSISSEKSNISTPKKLSGKSKSGRSLNEESGEEDTEKKKRGTFFSWSRSKSLGKSQKRKENGDYPNDSIQSNGLSYRRESQGSMSSTASLDLSETSRLPAFVPDKEKSPKYCCINLPDGSSSKMAVKSGFSIKEVLSGLCEKHGINIAAVDLFLVGGDKPLVLHQDSSILESRDLRLEKRTLFRLDLVPINRSVGLKAKPTKPVTEVLRPVVAKYGLNLNELVARLNGEQEPLDLGVPISNLDGQRVVLDEKEPTKGRAFTDKQKGASVKQSATVTTSRNQVSTGEGRTLGKSNSIKMKGENGKNAREVRLSKREDSIAKIGKKKCQKINLDEAEEFFELISKAQSNRADDQRGLLRKEDLILPDFLRLPPTGPEPSSSTPAGPKGLNRRVSKSEGKDGCTSPSGKQESVQNFNENSVKKMGYSENKHKSALTALHSQKTFSVPFNTALSPIPHAQENNATIWKRQSRELQAEGIQMVDDENVADLTLVAEGDISSPNSTLLPPPPPTPPSDTSELPEANYPPPTPFAGNQEKSGYQRSNSGISRF from the exons agctgAATAGTACTGATTTAAAAGACTGCATCAGTGAAAACAGCCTCAGTAGCAATGCCAGTCTTCCCAGTGTACAGAGCTGCCGACGACTTCGTGAAAGAAGAGTTGCGAGCTGGGCTGTTTCATTTGAGCGTCTTCTTCAGGATCCTATTGGTGTTAAATATTTTTCG gACTTTCTACGGAAAGAATttagtgaagaaaatattttattttggcaGGCCTGTGAATATTTTAACCATGTACCCGCACATGATAAAAAAGAG CTTTCTTACAGAGCTCGGGAGATCTTCAGCAAGTTCTTGTGTAGCAAAGCTACAACCCCAGTTAATATTGACAGCCAGGCACAGCTGGCGGATGATATTCTCAATTCTCCACATCCAGATATGTTCAAGGAACAGCAGCTTCAG ATCTTTAACTTGATGAAGTTTGATAGCTATACTCGCTTTCTCAAATCCCCCCTTTACcaagaatgcatcttagctgaaGTAGAAGGTCGTCCTCTTCCTGATCCCCAGCGTGTTCCCAGCAGCCCCACTTCTAAACACAGTATCAGTTCAGAGAAGTCCAATATCTCAACACCGAAAAAG TTAAGTGGTAAATCAAAGTCAGGAAGATCTTTAAATGAAGAGTCAGGAGAGGAGgacactgagaagaaaaaaaggggaaCATTTTTCTCATGGTCAAGAAGTAAAAGTTTGGGAAAAtcacagaagagaaaggaaaatggtgATTATCCAAATG ATTCTATTCAGTCCAATGGATTATCATACCGACGGGAATCACAAGGCTCCATGTCATCAACTGCTAGTCTTGACTTG TCGGAAACCTCAAGATTACCTGCATTTGTACCAGATAAAGAGAAATCTCCCAAATACTGCTGTATAAACCTTCCGGATGGTTCATCCAGCAAAATGGCTGTTAAATCCGGATTCTCTATCAAAGAGGTGCTATCTGGGCTCTGCGAGAAACATGGCATTAACATAGCTGCAGTGGACCTTTTTTTAGTTGGAGGTGATAAG CCACTTGTGTTGCACCAAGACAGTAGCATCTTGGAGTCTCGGGACCTACGTTTAGAAAAACGCACTTTATTTCG GCTGGATCTTGTTCCAATCAATCGATCAGTTGGTCTGAAGGCTAAACCCACCAAGCCAGTGACAGAGGTCTTAAGGCCTGTGGTTGCAAAGTACGGTTTAAATCTTAATGAACTTGTGGCAAGACTA AATGGTGAGCAGGAACCACTTGATCTTGGTGTCCCTATATCTAATCTGGATGGTCAGCGGGTTGTTCTAGATGAAAAAGAGCCTACGAAGGGCAGAG CGTTCACAGATAAACAAAAAGGTGCATCAGTAAAACAGAGTGCAACTGTAACTACATCAAGAAATCAAGTATCTACT GGAGAGGGAAGAACTCTAGGAAAGTCTAATTCTATCAAAATGAAAGGCgaaaatggaaaaaatgctaGGGAAGTCCGGCTGTCAAAGAGAGAAGACTCTATTGCaaagattgggaaaaaaaaatgtcagaaaataaaTTTGGATGAAGCAGAGG AATTTTTTGAACTCATATCCAAAGCTCAAAGTAACAGAGCAGATGACCAACGTGGACTGCTAAGGAAAGAAGACCTTATTCTTCCTGACTTTCTTCGTTTGCCGCCCACTGGACCAGAACCATCCTCATCTACACCCGCAGGCCCTAAAGGCCTCAACAGGCGAGTTTCCAAAAGTGAGGGCAAGGACGGATGTACATCACCGAGTGGAAAACAGGAGTCCGTACAAAACTTTAATGAAAACTCAGTTAAGAAAATGGGTTACTCAGAAAATAAACATAAATCCGCTTTGACAGCACTGCACAGTCAGAAGACTTTCAGTGTTCCTTTTAATACTGCGTTGTCTCCAATTCCGCATGCACAGGAAAACAATGCGACAATATGGAAAAGGCAGTCGAGAGAATTACAAGCTGAAGGTATACAGATGGTAGATGATGAGAACGTGGCAGACTTGACTCTCGTGGCTGAAGGAGATATTAGTAGCCCTAACAGCACTTTGCTTCCACCGCCACCACCGACACCACCGTCAGACACCAGTGAACTCCCAGAAGCCAACTATCCACCCCCAACTCCTTTTGCAGGTAATCAGGAAAAATCTGGATATCAAAGATCCAATTCAGGTATTTCTAGATTTTAA
- the RGS12 gene encoding regulator of G-protein signaling 12 isoform X4 has product MNLGRVLLGKITAVSYEERSATVSDGELNSTDLKDCISENSLSSNASLPSVQSCRRLRERRVASWAVSFERLLQDPIGVKYFSDFLRKEFSEENILFWQACEYFNHVPAHDKKELSYRAREIFSKFLCSKATTPVNIDSQAQLADDILNSPHPDMFKEQQLQIFNLMKFDSYTRFLKSPLYQECILAEVEGRPLPDPQRVPSSPTSKHSISSEKSNISTPKKLSGKSKSGRSLNEESGEEDTEKKKRGTFFSWSRSKSLGKSQKRKENGDYPNDSIQSNGLSYRRESQGSMSSTASLDLSETSRLPAFVPDKEKSPKYCCINLPDGSSSKMAVKSGFSIKEVLSGLCEKHGINIAAVDLFLVGGDKPLVLHQDSSILESRDLRLEKRTLFRLDLVPINRSVGLKAKPTKPVTEVLRPVVAKYGLNLNELVARLNGEQEPLDLGVPISNLDGQRVVLDEKEPTKGRAFTDKQKGASVKQSATVTTSRNQVSTGEGRTLGKSNSIKMKGENGKNAREVRLSKREDSIAKIGKKKCQKINLDEAEEFFELISKAQSNRADDQRGLLRKEDLILPDFLRLPPTGPEPSSSTPAGPKGLNRRVSKSEGKDGCTSPSGKQESVQNFNENSVKKMGYSENKHKSALTALHSQKTFSVPFNTALSPIPHAQENNATIWKRQSRELQAEGIQMVDDENVADLTLVAEGDISSPNSTLLPPPPPTPPSDTSELPEANYPPPTPFAGNQEKSGYQRSNSGISRF; this is encoded by the exons agctgAATAGTACTGATTTAAAAGACTGCATCAGTGAAAACAGCCTCAGTAGCAATGCCAGTCTTCCCAGTGTACAGAGCTGCCGACGACTTCGTGAAAGAAGAGTTGCGAGCTGGGCTGTTTCATTTGAGCGTCTTCTTCAGGATCCTATTGGTGTTAAATATTTTTCG gACTTTCTACGGAAAGAATttagtgaagaaaatattttattttggcaGGCCTGTGAATATTTTAACCATGTACCCGCACATGATAAAAAAGAG CTTTCTTACAGAGCTCGGGAGATCTTCAGCAAGTTCTTGTGTAGCAAAGCTACAACCCCAGTTAATATTGACAGCCAGGCACAGCTGGCGGATGATATTCTCAATTCTCCACATCCAGATATGTTCAAGGAACAGCAGCTTCAG ATCTTTAACTTGATGAAGTTTGATAGCTATACTCGCTTTCTCAAATCCCCCCTTTACcaagaatgcatcttagctgaaGTAGAAGGTCGTCCTCTTCCTGATCCCCAGCGTGTTCCCAGCAGCCCCACTTCTAAACACAGTATCAGTTCAGAGAAGTCCAATATCTCAACACCGAAAAAG TTAAGTGGTAAATCAAAGTCAGGAAGATCTTTAAATGAAGAGTCAGGAGAGGAGgacactgagaagaaaaaaaggggaaCATTTTTCTCATGGTCAAGAAGTAAAAGTTTGGGAAAAtcacagaagagaaaggaaaatggtgATTATCCAAATG ATTCTATTCAGTCCAATGGATTATCATACCGACGGGAATCACAAGGCTCCATGTCATCAACTGCTAGTCTTGACTTG TCGGAAACCTCAAGATTACCTGCATTTGTACCAGATAAAGAGAAATCTCCCAAATACTGCTGTATAAACCTTCCGGATGGTTCATCCAGCAAAATGGCTGTTAAATCCGGATTCTCTATCAAAGAGGTGCTATCTGGGCTCTGCGAGAAACATGGCATTAACATAGCTGCAGTGGACCTTTTTTTAGTTGGAGGTGATAAG CCACTTGTGTTGCACCAAGACAGTAGCATCTTGGAGTCTCGGGACCTACGTTTAGAAAAACGCACTTTATTTCG GCTGGATCTTGTTCCAATCAATCGATCAGTTGGTCTGAAGGCTAAACCCACCAAGCCAGTGACAGAGGTCTTAAGGCCTGTGGTTGCAAAGTACGGTTTAAATCTTAATGAACTTGTGGCAAGACTA AATGGTGAGCAGGAACCACTTGATCTTGGTGTCCCTATATCTAATCTGGATGGTCAGCGGGTTGTTCTAGATGAAAAAGAGCCTACGAAGGGCAGAG CGTTCACAGATAAACAAAAAGGTGCATCAGTAAAACAGAGTGCAACTGTAACTACATCAAGAAATCAAGTATCTACT GGAGAGGGAAGAACTCTAGGAAAGTCTAATTCTATCAAAATGAAAGGCgaaaatggaaaaaatgctaGGGAAGTCCGGCTGTCAAAGAGAGAAGACTCTATTGCaaagattgggaaaaaaaaatgtcagaaaataaaTTTGGATGAAGCAGAGG AATTTTTTGAACTCATATCCAAAGCTCAAAGTAACAGAGCAGATGACCAACGTGGACTGCTAAGGAAAGAAGACCTTATTCTTCCTGACTTTCTTCGTTTGCCGCCCACTGGACCAGAACCATCCTCATCTACACCCGCAGGCCCTAAAGGCCTCAACAGGCGAGTTTCCAAAAGTGAGGGCAAGGACGGATGTACATCACCGAGTGGAAAACAGGAGTCCGTACAAAACTTTAATGAAAACTCAGTTAAGAAAATGGGTTACTCAGAAAATAAACATAAATCCGCTTTGACAGCACTGCACAGTCAGAAGACTTTCAGTGTTCCTTTTAATACTGCGTTGTCTCCAATTCCGCATGCACAGGAAAACAATGCGACAATATGGAAAAGGCAGTCGAGAGAATTACAAGCTGAAGGTATACAGATGGTAGATGATGAGAACGTGGCAGACTTGACTCTCGTGGCTGAAGGAGATATTAGTAGCCCTAACAGCACTTTGCTTCCACCGCCACCACCGACACCACCGTCAGACACCAGTGAACTCCCAGAAGCCAACTATCCACCCCCAACTCCTTTTGCAGGTAATCAGGAAAAATCTGGATATCAAAGATCCAATTCAGGTATTTCTAGATTTTAA